In Gimesia panareensis, the genomic window TGAAGTCCAGCGACATGCGGGAAGCAAAAGGTCGCCAGAAAACGCCGGAGGCGAACTTGACCGGAATGTCTTCCGTTGTCGAAGCATCGCCATCCAGTCCCCCATCGGCACTGTCGGGACGATGTGCTTTATCGCCCACGGAATTATAGTGGGAGGTCACATAGCCCACATTCGCGGCGTAAGAGAGTGCGCCCCGTTCGGTGTTGAACTGATCGTCGGGACAACTGAAGACGGGAAAACGAACCTGATTCAGATTCGACAGTTGAGTGATCGCAGCCTGGTTCAACGTCGCACTGGCCGCCTGGCTGGCGGTCGTATCCCAGCGCTGGCGAAAACCAACGTTATCCAGGAAGGGGAGAACCGTGGTGCACCAGGAGAGGTCATCGTGAGCCGCTTGCAGGTTGGGCGCGTCATCTGTGGACACTTCCATATTTGGATCGACCAGTAGAGGCAGGTGCGAATTCGCACCTGAAGAAAAGTTGACGACCGCCAGACCGACGTTCCGCATGTTATTCAGACAGGCCACTTTTCGTGAGGCCGCCCGGGCGCTTTCATGCGCAGGCATCATCAGCGCGATCAGAAGTAGGACGATCACGATCACCACGATCAGTTCGACCAGCGAGAAGCCGTTTCGCTGTGTCTGTTTTTCGTTTCGTGTCTGCATGCGGTTGCCCTTTGAAATGAGAAAAACCAGGCGAGAATGGTGTAGCGCGATGTTTTCACAGCGTCAGAAACAGGCGCACAGAAAGCCCACGCCCATACAGTATGCAATCAGGATATGAAAAAAGCACCAGAGACCGGCTGGTCCCTGGTGCCCGCTTGTTTGAACCGATTTGAGAACAATGACTCAAATAATGGTTGCAGTCATCTTCCCAGGCTTAGAAGGATGTTCCGTCAACAACAGCCTGTCCATAACGCAGACCGGCAGCGGTCAGCAGACGGGCATAGACGCCGGCATCCATCTGAGGTGTCAGAGATTTTCCACTACCATCGCAGAAGATCACGTTCACAGCACCACTGGGATGGTTTGAGCTGGGACGCCATGCCTGACGTTTGGCGGCAGTCAGGTTGGAACCGATACGCGAATCGGAGGGTGTGGTGGTATTCTGCAGATTGAACCCGCTCGGCAATTGGAGAGTGGTACCACTGGTGAGGAGTCCATTGACGTCGACACCAAAGCCCAGAGCCCCGGTAAACAGTACCCCTGCTTCAGCCTGATTCGTACAGGACCAATCACCAGCCTGCAGGTTTTCAGACAGCATCAGAGTCTGAGTCAGACCATCGGCAGCCGAAATGAAATCGAGAGACATCCGCGACGTGGAATTTCGCCAGAAGACACCACTGGCAAACTTGACCGGAACATCAGCAGTTGTTGAAGTGCTTTTGTCCAAGCCACCATCCGCTGAATTGGGGCGATGAGAAGTATCACCAGCCGCATTGTAGTTGGAAGTCACGTAACCCACGTTCGCAACGTAAGAGAGTGCTCCCACTTCGGTATTGAACTGGTCGTCGGGGCAGAGGAAGACGGGAAAACGATTCTGATTCAATTTGAGAAAAGCAGCAAAGTTAGCATTTCCAGTTCCTCCGGTTGTGGGATCAGCTATAGCGCTGGCGTATTGATCCCATCGCTGACGGAAACCAACATTATCCAGGAACGGCAGAATAGTGGTGCACCATGAGAGGTCGTCCCAATACTGATTGGGATTGGACGACGATGGATCGACAATGATGTTACTGTCCACGAGCAGCGGCAGCTGAGAATTGGCGCCTGAGGAGAAGTTGACCACAGCCAGGCCCACGTTCCGCATGTTATTCAGGCAGGACACTTTCCGTGCCGCGGCACGGGCACTCTGGATCGCCGGCAGTGTCAGCGAGACCAGGATACCGATGATGGTGATCACCACCAAAAGTTCGATCAGCGTAAACCCTTTACGCTTTTGCAGTTTCTGTTTTACTCTACGAGTATGCATTGTCATTCTCCTCACTAAGAATACGGTTCAAACTGATTATATATTACTTGTTGACAAGTAGCAAAAACAAACTTAAAAACGACGTGTTCTGGCAGGAAACCGGCGTTCTTCCCGCCTGAACCTGCCTGATCGGAACAGACGTTGTAAACGTCCACTCCTTTCCAGACTCTAACTCTACCTGATGGCCCGCAACCAGAGTTGTTCACTAAGGCAACATGGCATTCCCCCTCCCAGTTATGTCAGATTTATCAATTATACCCAATTGTCCCGTCCGAAAAATCAGGTAAAACAATGCTTTTTATTGTTGAATGGTATGTCGAAATCGAATCAGATTTTTCCAGTGATCAAACTTACCCGTACTGGGTTCAAAGGCCTGCTCAGCCCGGGTCCGGTCGATCACAAAGAAGCCACGATAATCGGCCTGGTTGGCGGTGCGTGCTGGATCAATCGGCGACAGTCGCGCACCGATCTGCACCGGGCTGCCATACGTTGTGGTGCCAGCTCCGGTCGCTTCAAAGTAAGCGACCGATATGAAGACGATAAATGTGTTACTCCGCGTCGTCGTGTTGGCCGTAATTTTGGACAACAGACGATTACGCGTGTAGAAATCGACTTTGTTGGCTGCACCAGCAGTACCTATGTGCTCTGCGCCGGTCGCGACTTCGAAGAGTAACCTTGGATTGTTACTACCCGAGTCTGCAGGCAGGCTGCGAAAGATGGAATTCTCTCTCAGACCATTCAAGCTAGTGCTTTGATTTTGATGCAGACTACGGAATGGCCGTGACCCAGGCGTACCTGGAATACGTGGGTTATTTGTAATTACTGGATCAGCAGCATCACGAGATTGCAGAAACTGTGTCCACCAGTTCCCCCCCCCCAAATGAGGCGCAGTCAAAGGTGGATTACGGTAGTTCGTGGCCAGATCGAGCGTGAATGCGTCACTGTCATCCAGTAAGGCTGCCAGCACCGAAGGATGCCGAACGGTATTCAGATTGATTCGACCGGGCACACGGGGATCGTTCAATGGATTGCCCAGTTGCAGGTGTGCCCTTGTGGGTACTTCAACAAATTCCAGTAGACGATACCAGCGGTTATCATCACAATTCGGTGCTGGGGTACTGGAATCGGTATCATCAGGACCACTGGGATCCAGGAATTTTTGAATGCCGGCAAAGCGAACATCATTTCCCCGTGCAACACTGGTCGTTGTATCAGTACGTGTCTGCCAGCCACTTTCGGTGGCCAGATCGCGCGTCACGCGATTCGGTCCAACAACCGGGATCGAGAACAGTTCCACCACTGAGGCAAAATCACGGTCGAAGTGAGGCTGCCAGATATCGAAGCGGGGCCGGTCATCAGAGAAGGCCCAGCCGCGTTCTGTTGAATCATCGGGAGATCCACTGTTGTCATCGTCGAACGACACAATCCCGGGAGCACCGTCAACACCAACACTGCCTGTCCCTGTATTGGAATTCGTCGTACCGACGGTATTCGCACGGTAACTTGAACCGGAGGTACCGGCAGCGTGATTTACTTCACCGGCCCCGCGGGAATAGAAGGGCTGCTCCCGTTCAAAACTCTGTAATGGATTCAATTGGTTTTGAATCTGGGTGCTCATATCAGACTGCTGCAGACTAAATTGTTTCATCCCTAAAACGACCATACTGTCGACTTCAACCCAGGGATTATCATCGTCATCCGCAGTATTGGGAGCAGGAGCAGCACGCCCCAGATGTGCCCGCCGCATCAGTCGGACAACGAATTTCAAATCAGAAGGGTTCGTACTGCCTGCATCCGTATTGGATCCGTTCAGGAAGTCTCCGCGGTTGGCGATGGGCGTGACGATATCGGCTTCTGTGGTCATCCTGAAGTCGGCGGTGTCATCATCGGTAATCAAATCTGTGGCAGGAGCAGTAATATCCTGTGGTGCGATTGTCGAGTAGGTAGGCGAACCCCCGGAGAAGTTGGGATCGACACGGAAGTAACTGGGGCGTGGCATCCCTGTCATCGGATCAGTATTTTCATTATCCCCTGCGGAGCGTACGGTATAAATCCCCCCTCCTCCGACAGCACCACTGCGAAGGGTAACTCGACGTTTGTGTGTATCATTGAGGGTACCATCAACAAGCAGGGAATCTAAATTAACGTAATCAGAGTTGGTCACACTGTTGGTGTCTTCAACCGCATCAACCCGTGGTTCCAGTCGAATCTGCCAGGCATCATTGGCGAAGCTCACCGTTCTGGTCCCGGCGTTGCGTAG contains:
- a CDS encoding DUF1559 family PulG-like putative transporter gives rise to the protein MHTRRVKQKLQKRKGFTLIELLVVITIIGILVSLTLPAIQSARAAARKVSCLNNMRNVGLAVVNFSSGANSQLPLLVDSNIIVDPSSSNPNQYWDDLSWCTTILPFLDNVGFRQRWDQYASAIADPTTGGTGNANFAAFLKLNQNRFPVFLCPDDQFNTEVGALSYVANVGYVTSNYNAAGDTSHRPNSADGGLDKSTSTTADVPVKFASGVFWRNSTSRMSLDFISAADGLTQTLMLSENLQAGDWSCTNQAEAGVLFTGALGFGVDVNGLLTSGTTLQLPSGFNLQNTTTPSDSRIGSNLTAAKRQAWRPSSNHPSGAVNVIFCDGSGKSLTPQMDAGVYARLLTAAGLRYGQAVVDGTSF
- a CDS encoding DUF1559 family PulG-like putative transporter, whose translation is MQTRNEKQTQRNGFSLVELIVVIVIVLLLIALMMPAHESARAASRKVACLNNMRNVGLAVVNFSSGANSHLPLLVDPNMEVSTDDAPNLQAAHDDLSWCTTVLPFLDNVGFRQRWDTTASQAASATLNQAAITQLSNLNQVRFPVFSCPDDQFNTERGALSYAANVGYVTSHYNSVGDKAHRPDSADGGLDGDASTTEDIPVKFASGVFWRPFASRMSLDFISQQGDGLTQTLMLSENLQAGNWSSTDTGSLGFGIDMQGVYSSGSTTLALPAKFDLINATTSTNSSIGSKSGAKKSRAWRPSSNHPGGAVNVIFCDGSGKWLTPEIDPRVYARLLTPAGEKYHQQKVNETDF